A stretch of the Leishmania infantum JPCM5 genome chromosome 30 genome encodes the following:
- a CDS encoding putative phospholipid-translocating P-type ATPase (flippase), which produces MRRIRLLDKAVGNQYCTNLVVNSRYTVQNFIFKNLYEQFSRPLNLYFLVVAVLQFVSVIAPVNPLSTLLPLLFAFMLTAAKEGYDDLKRHRQDHKYNHTLRRVLDTEKVAWVSRINADIRVGDVLLLREDEEIPCDVVVLGATSGVYIRTDNLDGEIDLKPKETLQLTTVDPGNLSRRTRAVCEVSSETEPPPAVNVISALTGVCLECPPASAIMDSFEGCADLQPTAQATVSCVGAPSGRVPLTHHHLLPQSCVLKNVAQAVCVAVYTGDDTKCGMNKREAPVKWAQIDKDVSRYSACIFVCQILNALVFGVIGFVKNGSMHDMAWYLPLPVSEASGSAVIYPLRFFLLTTVMIPVSFKFVVDVCKYYMARAVEWDISMMHTAPAAAGSQRPDQSQQIGCKVKNSSILEDLGQIDYVLSDKTGTLTQNVMELDAVTICPGHHISVSKITDTCATLPEELKKQDPATLATVRRFAQMVALCNTVEVAHPQASSGAGPSGAAIAYHAASPDEVALCVGMRKLGVSLVYRNEHRAVLRVRRGEGSSHTVAAAALGACSHGNSGVRVAGTDDDVEDELTWTVHHTLPFSSERRTMGVVVEEPGSGRIWFIVKGADDRVMEMASPPPSSSDASWHPQNLPLHPECAAKLSLYAHRGFRTLLVACKELTRADLSVFLRNIAEASCLAEGRQARLDALRAQMESGVTIIGITAIEDKLQDDVGETISDMLLAGIKVWMLTGDKMETAEQIGLSCGLYRASDMVIRISETQCCTDLGRGTCERGDAATNARSWREELLSFPMQQLPSPPSWHFRQRSAASAFVSASAAQMCGKALETRVLGFDASDSSQLSNGPLRTMALAADSVAEASGSGAGGGAFVSGGPERIAVLVVEGGSVLETILQDPTLRARLREISSRCGSVICARSTPSQKAAIVRFVRGGGFMTLSVGDGGNDVAMLQEAHVGVGVAGKEGQQAARAADFSITQFSDLRALLFVHGQQAYTRTAYVIKYSFYKSMLISFIQLAYNVIGTHVSGGTFWNSFSLTMWNGFYTLPQTIFYCFDRCASRVVLERNPYLYKMTRHAVDIRPGEFFGSFVARGVLQSVGLLWLSTRLYGPDFAYAESGGTASNDVTFSVSYTALMLSQVYTMWWESHAVTPLNLLMLLGMPLFYVYSTSVYSDSPTLQYFGVFRKSLDTAGILSAFGVSVALMVPSIIYLTAMVFQTPNPRDVLRQAEIRRQRLLLTRRDYKRMQPLWVRWFGATPEDRSVLCRRCYSAHSMDGDDVGDGMI; this is translated from the coding sequence ATGCGCCGCATTCGCCTACTAGACAAGGCCGTGGGAAATCAGTACTGCACGAACCTGGTGGTCAACAGCCGCTACACGGTGCAGAACTTCATCTTCAAGAACCTCTACGAGCAGTTCAGCCGCCCTCTCAACTTGTACTTTCTGGTCGTGGCCGTGCTGCAGTTCGTTTCGGTCATCGCGCCTGTCAACCCGCTGTCCACGCTGCTACCACTCCTCTTCGCTTTCATGCTGACCGCCGCGAAGGAAGGCTACGATGACTTGAAGCGGCACCGACAGGACCACAAATACAACCACACGCTTCGCAGGGTGCTTGACACCGAGAAGGTGGCCTGGGTCTCGCGCATCAACGCCGACATTCGCGTCGGCGATGTGCTGCTACTGCGCGAGGACGAAGAAATTCCATGCGATGTTGTCGTACTCGGCGCGACCTCGGGTGTGTACATCCGCACGGACAACTTGGATGGCGAGATCGACCTGAAGCCTAAGGAGACGCTTCAGCTCACTACGGTTGACCCGGGTAATCTctcgcggcgcacgcgcgcggtTTGCGAGGTCAGTTCGGAGACGGAGCCGCCTCCGGCTGTGAATGTCATTTCGGCTCTCACAGGTGTGTGCCTAGAGTGTCCTCCAGCGTCAGCGATCATGGACTCTTTCGAAGGCTGCGCGGACCTTCAACCCACTGCCCAGGCGACCGTCTCTTGCGTTGGCGCCCCGTCGGGGCGAGTGCCTCTCACCCATCACCATCTCCTCCCCCAGTCGTGCGTCCTGAAAAACGTCGCGCAGGCGGTGTGCGTCGCGGTGTACACGGGCGATGACACTAAGTGTGGCATGAACAAGCGCGAGGCGCCTGTGAAGTGGGCGCAAATCGACAAGGACGTCAGCCGCTACTCCGCTTGCATTTTTGTGTGCCAGATACTGAACGCCCTCGTGTTTGGCGTAATCGGGTTTGTGAAAAATGGAAGCATGCACGACATGGCCTGGTACCTGCCGTTGCCGGTGAGCGAGGCGAGCGGGTCGGCTGTCATATACCCGCTGCGCTTCTTTCTGCTGACGACGGTCATGATTCCCGTCTCCTTCAAGTTTGTCGTGGATGTTTGCAAGTACTACATGGCGAGAGCGGTCGAGTGGGACATCTCGATGATGCAtacagcaccagcggcagcggggtcGCAGCGGCCAGATCAGTCGCAGCAGATTGGTTGCAAGGTGAAGAACTCCAGTATCCTCGAGGACCTCGGTCAGATCGACTACGTCCTGTCCGACAAGACCGGGACCCTCACGCAGAATGTGATGGAGCTGGACGCCGTCACCATCTGCCCTGGCCACCATATCTCTGTTTCCAAGATAACAGACACATGCGCGACTCTGCCAGAGGAGCTGAAGAAGCAGGACCCCGCAACGCTTGCGACAGTGCGGCGATTTGCGCAGATGGTCGCCTTGTGCAACACCGTAGAGGTCGCGCATCCCCAAGCATCTTCGGGCGCGGGCCCGAGTGGCGCGGCGATCGCCTACCACGCCGCGTCTCCAGACGAGGTTGCTCTCTGCGTGGGGATGCGCAAGTTGGGGGTCTCACTGGTGTATCGCAACGAGCATCGCGCCGTGCTTCGTGTGCGCCGCGGAGAGGGCAGCAGTCACAccgtggcagccgctgcactggGGGCTTGCAGCCACGGTAACAGCGGCGTACGCGTTGCAGGGACAGACGACGATGTTGAGGACGAGCTGACGTGGACGGTGCACCACActctccccttttcctctgAGAGGAGGACGATGGGGGTCGTTGTGGAAGAGCCCGGCTCTGGTCGAATTTGGTTTATTGTGAAAGGCGCCGACGATCGGGTGATGGAGATGgcctcaccgccaccgtcgtccTCGGATGCCTCGTGGCACCCCCAAAACCTTCCGCTCCATCCGGAGTGCGCGGCGAAGCTGTCCCTGTACGCCCACCGCGGCTTCCGTACCCTTCTTGTCGCGTGTAAGGAACTCACACGGGCGGATCTAAGTGTCTTCCTGCGCAACATTGCGGAGGCGAGCTGTTTGGCCGAGGGCCGGCAGGCCCGCCTCGACGCACTGCGTGCGCAGATGGAATCTGGTGTGACCATTATCGGCATCACAGCCATCGAGGACAAGTTGCAGGATGATGTGGGGGAGACGATTAGCGACATGCTCCTCGCCGGCATCAAGGTTTGGATGCTGACAGGGGACAAGATGGAGACGGCAGAGCAGATCGGCCTGTCGTGCGGTCTTTACCGTGCAAGTGATATGGTCATTCGCATTAGCGAGACACAGTGTTGTACGGACCTCGGCAGAGGCACCTGCGAGCGTGGCGATGCGGCGACCAATGCGAGAAGCTggcgcgaggagctgctctCCTTCCCGATGCAGCAACTGCCTTCGCCACCCTCCTGGCATTTCCGacagcgcagcgctgcatccGCGTTTGTGTCCgcgtcagcggcgcagaTGTGCGGCAAGGCGCTGGAGACGCGCGTGCTTGGTTTCGACGCGAGCGACTCGTCTCAGCTCTCGAACGGGCCGTTGCGCACGAtggcgctggcagcggaCAGTGTCGCGGAGGCAAGCGGGagcggcgcgggcggtggTGCCTTTGTGAGCGGTGGCCCcgagcgcatcgccgtcTTAGTTGTGGAAGGTGGTAGTGTACTAGAGACCATCCTACAAGACCCGACACTTCGGGCACGCCTCCGCGAGATAtcgagccgctgcggcagcgtcatcTGCGCGCGCTCGACCCCGAGCCAGAAAGCCGCCATCGTCCGGTttgtgcgcggcggcggcttcatGACGCTGtccgtcggcgacggcggcaacgaTGTCGCGATGCTGCAGGAAGCGCATGTGGGCGTGGGGGTTGCGGGCAAGGAGGGGCAGCAGGCGGCCCGTGCCGCAGATTTTTCCATTACGCAGTTTTCCgacctgcgcgcgctgctgtttGTGCACGGGCAGCAGGCGTACACCCGAACCGCGTACGTGATCAAGTACAGCTTCTACAAGTCGATGCTGATTTCGTTCATTCAGCTCGCCTACAACGTAATCGGCACCCATGTATCTGGTGGTACCTTCTGGAACAGCTTTTCTCTTACGATGTGGAACGGCTTCTATACGCTGCCGCAGACCATCTTCTACTGCTTCGACCGCTGTGCGTCGCGTGTAGTGCTGGAGCGCAATCCGTACCTGTACAAGATGACGCGGCACGCTGTCGACATACGCCCGGGCGAGTTCTTCGGGTCTTTTGTGGCccgcggcgtgctgcagtcTGTTGGGCTTCTTTGGCTAAGTACGCGGTTGTACGGGCCCGACTTTGCGTACGCCGAAAGCGGTGGCACGGCGTCCAATGACGTGACGTTCAGCGTCTCCTACACGGCCCTGATGCTGTCGCAGGTGTACACCATGTGGTGGGAGTCGCACGCCGTTACCCCGCTAAACCTTCTCATGCTTCTTGGCATGCCGCTCTTCTACGTGTACTCCACGAGTGTCTATAGTGACAGCCCAACGCTGCAGTACTTTGGTGTGTTCCGCAAGTCGCTTGACACCGCCGGAATCCTTTCGGCGTTTGGCGTGTCGGTGGCACTCATGGTACCAAGCATCATCTACCTCACGGCAATGGTCTTTCAGACCCCTAACCCGCGCGATGTCCTGCGCCAAGCTGAGATCCGTCgtcagcggctgctgctgacgcggCGTGACTACAAGCGCATGCAGCCGTTGTGGGTGCGCTGGTTTGGTGCCACGCCAGAGGACCGCTCCGTGTTGTGTAGGCGATGCTACAGCGCGCATAGCatggacggcgacgatgtCGGAGACGGCATGATTTGA
- a CDS encoding conserved zinc-finger protein, translated as MSRCGTCNVVLENGEVLRAHYGSEFHLTNVRRRVDGLRPLSQQDHRFSRNEMEGAVLGEKGTPVYSCTLCKKTFHSVQTLQTHIRSTAHLMRKEKRIIARDSETASMLTSTSLGSAAMGLHRRHNAKKSAAARGDAKPKTAPKVDAEEREEDASELRCMFCGFLSADVGSNVHHLECVHSFTIPLTAHCTNQAALLAYLARKINGLMCIVCNERTRSFSSLEALRDHMRETNHERLILSPEYQEFYDVVLEDPEAARPVQLEGVRGDELVLAHDKALGKRRVVLKRENDVPRARPRETEEHNEKRMAILAEEQETRALARQEQKELIMAQNKEAAWVAKRSGGDRHNLQLDVSMRTNRLHPKGYDGNMMFS; from the coding sequence ATGTCTCGCTGTGGTACGTGCAACGTGGTGCTAGAGAACGGCGAGGTACTGCGTGCCCACTACGGGTCTGAATTCCACCTCACCAATGTGCGTCGCCGCGTCGACGGCTTGCGCCCGCTGTCGCAGCAGGATCACCGCTTCTCCAGGAATGAGATGGAGGGGGCCGTGCTGGGCGAGAAGGGCACGCCCGTCTACTCGTGCACGCTGTGCAAAAAGACGTTTCACTCTGTCCAGACGCTGCAGACACACATCCGCTCAACAGCGCATCTGATGCGAAAGGAGAAGCGCATCATCGCGCGTGACTCGGAGACGGCAAGTATGCTGACGTCGACGTCGCTCGGTAGCGCGGCGATGGGTCTGCATCGTCGCCACAACGCCAAGaagagcgccgctgcgcgtggtgACGCGAAGCCAAAGACCGCTCCGAAGGTGGACGCtgaggagcgggaggaggacgcaagcgagctgcgctgcatgtTCTGCGGCTTTCTCTCGGCGGATGTCGGGTCAAACGTGCACCATTTGGAGTGCGTGCACAGTTTCACGATACCGCTGACGGCCCACTGCACGAAccaggcagcgctgctcgcgTATCTAGCTCGAAAAATCAACGGTCTTATGTGCATCGTGTGCAATGAGCGCACCCGATCCTTCTCTTCGCTGGAAGCTCTGCGCGACCACATGCGCGAAACGAACCACGAGCGCCTTATTCTCAGCCCTGAATACCAGGAGTTCTACGACGTTGTGCTCGAGGACCCGGAGGCGGCGAGGCCGGTGCAGCTCGAGGGTGTCCGCGGCGACGAACTTGTCCTGGCGCACGACAAGGCGCTCGGGAAGAGGCGCGTGGTGCTAAAGCGCGAAAATGATGTGCCACGCGCCCGCCCACGCGAGACGGAGGAGCACAATGAGAAGCGCATGGCGATTCTGgccgaggagcaggagaCGCGCGCCCTGGCGAGGCAGGAGCAGAAGGAGCTCATCATGGCACAGAACAAGGAGGCGGCGTGGGTGGcaaagcgcagcggcggtgaccgTCATAACCTTCAGCTGGACGTTAGCATGCGCACGAATAGGCTCCATCCGAAAGGGTACGATGGCAACATGATGTTCAGTTAA